TTTATAGCCAGGATCAAGGTGTAGAGTatgaggaagatgaagaggataAGCCAAACCTAAGCGCTGCGTCCATTAAAAGTTATGCTTTAACGAGATTTACGTCCTTACTGCACATCCACGAGTTTTCTTGGGAGAATGTCAATCCCATACCCGAACTGCGCAAAATGACATGGCAGAATTGgaactatttttttatggGTTATTTTGCGTGGTTGTCTGCGGCTTGGGCCTTCTTTTGCGTTTCAGTATCAGTCGCTCCATTGGCTGAACTATATGACAGACCAACCAAGGACATCACCTGGGGGTTGGGATTGGTGTTATTTGTTCGTTCAGCAGGTGCTGTCATATTTGGTTTATGGACAGATAAGTCTTCCAGAAAGTGGCCGTACATTACATGTTTGTTCTTATTTGTCATTGCACAACTCTGTACTCCATGGTGTGACACATACGAGAAATTTCTGGGCGTAAGGTGGATAACCGGTATTGCTATGGGAGGAATTTACGGATGTGCTTCTGCAACAGCGATTGAAGATGCACCTGTGAAAGCACGTTCGTTCCTATCAGgtctatttttttctgcttaCGCTATGGGGTTCATATTTGCTATCATTTTTTACAGAGCCTTTGGCTACTTTAGGGATGATGGCTGGAAAATATTGTTTTGGTTTAGTATTTTTCTACCAATTCTACTAATTTTCTGGAGATTGTTATGGCCTGAAACGAAATACTTCACCAAGGTTTTGAAAGCCCGTAAATTAATATTGAGTGACGCAGTGAAAGCTAATGGTGGCGAGCCTCTACCAAAAGCCAACTTTAAACAAAAGATGGTATCCATGAAGAGAACAGTTCAAAAGTACTGGTTGTTGTTCGCATATTTGGTTGTTTTATTGGTGGGTCCAAATTACTTGACTCATGCTTCTCAAGACTTGTTGCCAACCATGCTGCGTGCCCAATTAGGCCTATCCAAGGATGCTGTCACTGTCATTGTAGTGGTTACCAACATCGGTGCTATTTGTGGGGGTATGATATTTGGACAGTTCATGGAAGTTACTGGAAGAAGATTAGGCCTATTGATTGCATGCACAATGGGTGGTTGCTTCACCTACCCTGCATTTATGTTGAGAAGCGAAAAGGCTATATTAGGTGCCGGTTTCATGTTATATTTTTGTGTCTTTGGTGTCTGGGGTATCCTGCCCATTCACCTTGCAGAGTTGGCCCCTGCTGATGCAAGGGCTTTGGTTGCCGGTTTATCTTACCAGCTAGGTAATCTAGCTTCTGCAGCGGCTTCCACGATTGAGACACAGTTAGCTGATAGATACCCATTAGAAAGAGATGCCTCTGGTGCTGTGATTAAAGAAGATTATGCCAAAGTTATGGCTATCTTGACTGGTTctgttttcatcttcacATTTGCTTGTGTTTTTGTTGGCCATGAGAAATTCCATCGTGATTTGTCCTCTCCTGTtatgaagaaatatataaacCAAGTGGAAGAATACGAAGCCGATGGTCTTTCGATTAGTGACATTGTTGAACAAAAGACGGAATGTGCTTCAGTGAAGATGATTGATTCGAACGTCTCAAAGACATATGAGGAGCATATTGAGACCGTTTAATCACTTTTCATTGCTCTCTAGGGCGTGTTCGCTTCTCTATGTAACTGCATTTCACATATATTcatattatagcctttataACATTACATAAAAGACATGATATACGACATACTTTAAAGTTAGAATTTTTGTTGTATTAATTTTCTCGAAGGGATTAGAATGTAAGTACATTTAAATAGCGCCGCAAGAAACATAACAGCCGTTAACACTAGCAAGATGGTAGATTACTGTGTCTAAGAATTTAAATTGTTTTGCTTGCTTTTGCCACTATAAGacaataatagtaatagaaaagaaatgttaGTCGAACAGCAAATTGGTAaaagtggaaaaaattatttcGTTATTCATTTTAGGCCGTTCAGAAATATAGCATTTTGGTTCTTGCACTGAATGGGCCCTGAGGACAGTGTGCGGCTGGATAGCCATATACTTCGACATTACTTTTCACCTTTGAAGGGGGATGTATGCTTATACACAATCAAAGCTCGGCCTGTGCAGGTTTCACTACATAAGCTTTTTTACCATAGAAATCTTGCAGAAGGAAGTAAGTATCAAGATATTACGTATCGCATCCATAGAACGATAGCAGAAAAATGCAGTATATGATAACGATATGCTTCACAGCTGCGGCCCATTTGGggaaaaaaggaaaaggagcATCCTCGATCTTACAGATGTCGCTTTTTCCTCTTGAGGTCATTCCCTAACCTTGGATCCAAGTCAATCTGGTATCTTCCCACCCTAAATAGTGTATTCCCCATGTAATAAGATCGGACGATAAACTTCGAAACAATTCTAGCCTTTTTTATTAGATATTTACTCTACTTTAGATTTGGTGATTTTACTAAATGTTATCCTTCAGCCACTACAGCCTACTTTTTCTCACTAATATGTTCTTGAAGCCATTTTCTTCACCGGGCTTTGCCGAAGGTTATTTCACGATCTTCGGCATTCGccgaaaatttttcaagatgcCCATCaccaaaaaataaaaaaagctttaTATATGGCATGGCATACGCATCGGGAACCGGTATTCTTCTCTTGGATTACACAGTTTGGACTACTAGACGTTTCAAATAGATATACACAATtactcaaaaaaaaattgaacttCCGTACCAAACATGACAGCCAGTTTAACTACCAAGTTCTTGAACAATACCTATGAAAACCCATTTATGAATGCATCCGGTGTTCATTGCATGACTACACAAGAATTAGATGAATTAGCAAACTCTAAAGCTGGCGCATTCATTACAAAGAGTGCTACAACCTTAGAAAGAGAAGGTAACCCTGAACCACGTTACATTTCTGTCCCTCTAGGCAGTATCAACTCCATGGGTTTACCAAACGAAGGTATCGACTACTATTTGTCCTATGTATTAAACCGTCAAAAGAATTATCCTGATGCACCTgctattttcttctcaGTTGCTGGTATGAgcattgatgaaaatttaaatttgtTGAGGAAAATCCAAGATAGCGAATTCAACGGTATTACCGAGTTAAACTTGTCTTGTCCTAATGTGCCTGGGAAACCACAAGTTGCTTATGACTTTGACTTGACAAAGGAAACCTTGGAAAAGgtttttgcctttttcaaaaaaccTCTTGGTGTCAAGTTGCCTCcttattttgattttgcCCATTTTGATATCATGGCAAAAATATTGAACGAGTTCCCATTAGCTTATGTCAACTCTATCAATAGTATAGGAAATGGTCTTTTCATTGATGTGGAGAAGGAGAGTGTAGTAGTGAAGCCAAAGAATGGTTTCGGGGGTATTGGAGGTGAATATGTTAAGCCAACCGCGCTCGCCAATGTTCGTGCATTTTACACTCGTTTGAGACCTGAAATCAAAGTTATCGGTACAGGTGGAATTAAGTCCGGTAAGGATGCATTTGAACATCTTCTATGTGGTGCCTCTATGCTACAGATTGGTACAGAATTACAAAAAGAGGGCGTCAAGATTTTTGAACGTATcgaaaaagaattaaaagaCATAATGGAAGCTAAGGGTTATACATCCATAGATCAGTTCCGTGGGAAGTTGAACAGCATTTAATTATCggaatttgaagaactaTGATGGGACAAGTTATGGAAGAGTGTTAAGATTCGTatgaatattttattattttgaaattgcaTAAATCAAGGATAGTTGGTAAATGCTAATTCCTTAATTTTTCGGTGAGTGCATTCGCAATTGGCATCATACATTAGGGTTCAATGTGCTTTAATAGATGATGATACTAAATACTTATACTTTGAAATAACTTAATCAATGTAAATTATTGTCTTGATTCATTTATActtaaatttttatatctCAACATATGATATATCCTTACATTAAGACTTATTCAagaaacatttttcaaCGATAATTATTAGTAGGCTAAAAATGGCATAGGAACCAGAAAAtaatgttgaagaaatgaagCCATCTGTTTAATATTTGGGgaaaaaagtgaagaaaTTAACGAATATgtgcatatatatatatatatatatatatatatatattgcACAggtgattttgatgtagaATGTAGCCTTTTCGAAAGAGTAATTTGGTTTTATCTACAGAGTTCCGAAACATTGTTAAGTGCCTGTTCTTATATAATTAAACTGTACTTTCTGTAAAAGTCAATTTGTGGCTGGCGCATCCACGGTATACCAATGGTTCCGTGTAATTCGATATTGACTAAgaaccaaaaagaaatgctTTAATCCTTGTATTGTCCAAATCCCCCACCACCAGGGGTTTTAATGATGAATCGATCACCGGGTTGAGCGTAAATCGTATTTTTACCGCCGACATTGATTAATGCGCCTGTGCTATGTCTTACCCATAAATTCTCACCTCTACTACCGTCTTGTCCTCCCTTTATACCATGAGGGCCAATGACACGACGTTCTGATAATATAGATGCTGTTACAGCCTTCCGAAATTGAACATCCCTTACTACGCCATTTCCGCCAGTATATTTACCTTTGCCTCCTGAACCTCTTCTGATCGAGAACT
The nucleotide sequence above comes from Saccharomyces cerevisiae S288C chromosome XI, complete sequence. Encoded proteins:
- the JEN1 gene encoding monocarboxylate/H+ symporter (Monocarboxylate/proton symporter of the plasma membrane; transport activity is dependent on the pH gradient across the membrane; mediates high-affinity uptake of carbon sources lactate, pyuvate, and acetate, and also of the micronutrient selenite, whose structure mimics that of monocarboxylates; expression and localization are tightly regulated, with transcription repression, mRNA degradation, and protein endocytosis and degradation all occurring in the presence of glucose); protein product: MSSSITDEKISGEQQQPAGRKLYYNTSTFAEPPLVDGEGNPINYEPEVYNPDHEKLYHNPSLPAQSIQDTRDDELLERVYSQDQGVEYEEDEEDKPNLSAASIKSYALTRFTSLLHIHEFSWENVNPIPELRKMTWQNWNYFFMGYFAWLSAAWAFFCVSVSVAPLAELYDRPTKDITWGLGLVLFVRSAGAVIFGLWTDKSSRKWPYITCLFLFVIAQLCTPWCDTYEKFLGVRWITGIAMGGIYGCASATAIEDAPVKARSFLSGLFFSAYAMGFIFAIIFYRAFGYFRDDGWKILFWFSIFLPILLIFWRLLWPETKYFTKVLKARKLILSDAVKANGGEPLPKANFKQKMVSMKRTVQKYWLLFAYLVVLLVGPNYLTHASQDLLPTMLRAQLGLSKDAVTVIVVVTNIGAICGGMIFGQFMEVTGRRLGLLIACTMGGCFTYPAFMLRSEKAILGAGFMLYFCVFGVWGILPIHLAELAPADARALVAGLSYQLGNLASAAASTIETQLADRYPLERDASGAVIKEDYAKVMAILTGSVFIFTFACVFVGHEKFHRDLSSPVMKKYINQVEEYEADGLSISDIVEQKTECASVKMIDSNVSKTYEEHIETV
- the URA1 gene encoding dihydroorotate dehydrogenase (Dihydroorotate dehydrogenase; catalyzes the fourth enzymatic step in the de novo biosynthesis of pyrimidines, converting dihydroorotic acid into orotic acid); its protein translation is MTASLTTKFLNNTYENPFMNASGVHCMTTQELDELANSKAGAFITKSATTLEREGNPEPRYISVPLGSINSMGLPNEGIDYYLSYVLNRQKNYPDAPAIFFSVAGMSIDENLNLLRKIQDSEFNGITELNLSCPNVPGKPQVAYDFDLTKETLEKVFAFFKKPLGVKLPPYFDFAHFDIMAKILNEFPLAYVNSINSIGNGLFIDVEKESVVVKPKNGFGGIGGEYVKPTALANVRAFYTRLRPEIKVIGTGGIKSGKDAFEHLLCGASMLQIGTELQKEGVKIFERIEKELKDIMEAKGYTSIDQFRGKLNSI